One genomic region from Gemmatimonadota bacterium encodes:
- a CDS encoding class II fructose-bisphosphate aldolase → MTQTKTEQLFEGAVTVRNGAISITDASRVAGPYMDTLVRQAVFGNEDQKADARWLIWEIAQAVGIHPASIHDLYMARGKGAYDDVTVPAINVRGMAYDTARAVFRAANKLNAGAFVLEIARSEIAYTDQRPGEYASVMLAAAIREGFRGPLFIQGDHFQISAKKFATNPDQEAGAVKQLAVEAVAAGFYNIDIDTSTLVDLSRPTLAEQQRTNVEQCADIAAFIRDLQPAGITISLGGEIGEVGTENSTPEELRAYMDGFNNLLGRESPGTEGLSKVSVQSGTSHGGIVLPDGSIKEVAIDFGTLTTLSDIARKEYGLAGAVQHGASTLPDELFHKFPGTGTCEIHLATNFQNMLFDHMHESLRKEIYAWLDVNTKDERKPTDTDEQFYYKTRKKALGPFKRKIWDMPPDVKETMARAYDEKFGFLFRQLNIHDTRDLVAKYVHTPAQHRPMPHPDLAVVEAAPDDADLSD, encoded by the coding sequence ATGACTCAGACGAAGACCGAACAGTTGTTCGAAGGCGCCGTCACTGTCAGGAATGGTGCCATCTCGATAACCGATGCGTCCCGCGTTGCCGGGCCGTACATGGATACGCTCGTGCGCCAGGCGGTATTCGGCAACGAGGACCAGAAGGCCGATGCGCGTTGGCTGATCTGGGAGATAGCCCAGGCCGTGGGAATTCATCCCGCGTCGATCCACGATCTCTACATGGCGCGCGGCAAGGGTGCGTACGACGACGTCACCGTTCCGGCGATCAATGTGCGCGGAATGGCGTACGACACGGCGCGCGCGGTGTTCCGTGCGGCGAACAAGCTGAACGCTGGCGCATTCGTGCTCGAGATCGCGCGCTCCGAGATTGCGTACACCGACCAGCGGCCGGGTGAGTATGCATCGGTGATGCTCGCGGCCGCGATTCGCGAGGGCTTCCGTGGCCCGCTCTTCATTCAGGGCGACCATTTTCAGATCAGCGCGAAGAAGTTCGCGACCAATCCGGACCAGGAAGCGGGTGCGGTCAAGCAGCTCGCGGTGGAAGCCGTTGCAGCGGGCTTCTACAACATCGATATCGACACGTCCACGCTCGTCGATCTCTCCAGGCCGACGCTCGCGGAGCAACAGCGCACCAATGTCGAGCAGTGCGCGGACATCGCCGCATTCATTCGCGATCTTCAGCCGGCAGGGATCACCATCTCGCTCGGCGGCGAGATCGGCGAAGTCGGAACCGAGAACTCGACCCCGGAAGAGCTGCGTGCCTACATGGACGGCTTCAACAATCTTCTTGGTCGTGAATCGCCCGGCACGGAAGGTCTTTCCAAGGTCAGCGTGCAGTCGGGCACCTCGCATGGTGGTATAGTTCTTCCCGACGGATCGATCAAGGAAGTCGCGATCGACTTCGGCACGCTTACCACATTGTCCGACATCGCGCGCAAGGAATACGGATTGGCCGGTGCAGTGCAACATGGCGCCTCGACGCTTCCGGACGAGCTGTTCCACAAGTTCCCCGGCACCGGAACGTGCGAGATTCACCTCGCGACGAATTTTCAGAACATGCTGTTCGACCACATGCATGAATCGTTGCGCAAGGAGATCTACGCGTGGCTGGACGTGAACACCAAGGACGAGCGCAAGCCTACGGACACGGACGAGCAATTCTATTACAAGACCCGCAAGAAAGCGCTGGGTCCGTTCAAGCGTAAGATCTGGGACATGCCGCCCGACGTGAAGGAGACGATGGCCAGGGCATACGACGAGAAGTTCGGTTTCCTTTTCAGGCAGCTGAACATCCACGACACGCGTGACCTGGTAGCGAAGTACGTTCATACTCCCGCGCAACATCGTCCCATGCCGCACCCCGATCTTGCAGTGGTCGAAGCGGCACCTGACGACGCGGATCTGAGCGACTGA
- a CDS encoding sigma-54 dependent transcriptional regulator, whose amino-acid sequence MAASTKHRILVADDEQAITQGLSAILSDEGYDVSICADGQKALDELQSGDYGVVLADLMMPKVDGLSLLKALQDRSIPTECIIITGQATVDSAVQAMREGAYDYIEKPLNSEKLNRLKALIPKALEKYAIGQKNRELASKLETLTHYGELTGQSEEMRAVYQIIDAVAPSSASVLILGESGTGKELVARAVHSKSDRAKGPFFALNCAALPKDILENELFGHEKGAFTGSINEKPGAFEMADGGTIFLDEVAEMPTDIQVKLLRAIESRSVRRLGGKKEIAVDIRIVAATNMDLQKALEEGELREDLYYRLAVVELFLPALRERVSDIQLLANEFLLRFSRQNSKQLTGFDEDAWAWIHAYHWPGNVRELKNAVERAVIMARGTVVTAQDIMPRHLRLAAAAVAAAAPVSDKAAPRKTAAGKTAAKPKSKTTRTGKR is encoded by the coding sequence ATGGCAGCTAGCACGAAGCACAGAATCCTCGTCGCCGATGACGAACAGGCGATAACACAGGGCCTGAGCGCGATCCTTTCGGACGAAGGCTACGACGTGTCGATCTGCGCCGATGGCCAGAAAGCGCTGGATGAGCTTCAGAGTGGCGATTATGGTGTAGTACTCGCTGACCTGATGATGCCCAAGGTCGATGGTCTGTCGTTGCTGAAGGCTCTCCAGGACAGGAGCATTCCGACCGAGTGCATCATCATCACCGGACAGGCGACCGTCGACTCCGCGGTTCAGGCGATGCGCGAGGGTGCATACGACTACATCGAGAAGCCGCTCAATTCGGAGAAGCTCAACCGCCTCAAGGCGCTGATTCCGAAAGCGCTCGAGAAGTACGCCATCGGCCAGAAGAACCGTGAGCTTGCGTCCAAGCTGGAGACGCTCACGCACTATGGTGAGCTGACCGGCCAGTCCGAAGAGATGCGCGCAGTCTACCAGATCATCGATGCGGTCGCGCCGTCGAGCGCATCGGTATTGATCCTCGGCGAATCCGGTACTGGAAAGGAGCTGGTCGCTCGCGCGGTGCATTCCAAGAGCGACCGGGCCAAGGGTCCGTTCTTCGCGCTCAACTGTGCCGCACTGCCCAAGGACATTCTCGAGAACGAATTGTTCGGTCATGAAAAGGGCGCCTTCACAGGCTCGATCAACGAGAAGCCGGGCGCCTTCGAGATGGCCGACGGCGGAACGATCTTCCTCGACGAAGTCGCCGAGATGCCCACCGACATCCAGGTGAAGCTTCTGCGCGCCATCGAGAGCCGCAGCGTGCGCAGACTGGGCGGCAAGAAGGAGATTGCGGTCGACATTCGCATAGTTGCAGCGACCAACATGGATCTGCAGAAGGCGCTCGAGGAGGGCGAGCTGCGAGAGGATCTCTACTATCGCCTCGCGGTGGTGGAACTGTTTCTGCCGGCGCTGCGCGAGCGCGTGAGCGACATCCAGCTGCTCGCGAACGAATTCCTGCTGCGCTTCTCGCGCCAGAACAGCAAGCAGCTCACTGGTTTCGACGAGGATGCGTGGGCCTGGATCCACGCGTATCACTGGCCCGGCAACGTTCGCGAGCTGAAGAATGCAGTCGAGCGCGCGGTGATCATGGCGCGCGGGACGGTGGTGACAGCTCAGGACATAATGCCTCGACATCTTCGGCTCGCCGCGGCCGCCGTTGCCGCGGCAGCGCCTGTGAGCGACAAGGCCGCGCCCAGGAAGACCGCGGCTGGCAAGACGGCCGCAAAACCGAAATCCAAAACGACCCGCACAGGGAAGAGGTAA
- a CDS encoding YtxH domain-containing protein has product MRDFEREPFVVIERDEPGIGTLLLGMAIGAGIALLLAPRSGAETRRMIESRARRAGERVRNAATDVADNVTSQVNEVRDRVTERVGAARRAVRRGQDQVLDAVDAGRYAASEARSDLERRIAENKAARREANSL; this is encoded by the coding sequence ATGCGTGACTTCGAACGGGAGCCCTTCGTAGTGATCGAGCGAGACGAACCTGGTATCGGTACGTTGCTGCTCGGCATGGCGATCGGTGCTGGAATCGCGCTGTTGCTCGCGCCTCGCAGTGGTGCCGAAACCAGGCGCATGATCGAGTCTCGCGCGCGACGCGCCGGCGAGCGCGTGCGGAACGCCGCAACGGACGTCGCCGACAATGTGACGTCACAGGTGAACGAGGTGCGCGATCGTGTCACCGAGCGCGTCGGTGCAGCCCGCAGGGCGGTCCGGCGTGGACAGGACCAGGTGCTCGACGCAGTGGATGCCGGCCGCTATGCCGCGAGCGAAGCGCGTTCTGATCTCGAGCGCAGAATCGCCGAGAACAAGGCGGCGCGACGCGAAGCGAACAGCCTGTAA
- a CDS encoding YihY/virulence factor BrkB family protein, whose protein sequence is MWDNSGDDNIFFLAGGISFNILIAIVPFLLLFATSLTYLLNQSTLAATDEIVALVNRFLPASTSDPVTSVVAKIIAARGTVGLYSAIGFIWFSTRLFGSLRSILNAIFDIEVDRGIIDGKVYDVKVTVVSSLLFVAYTGLSAYIAIASSRGVAVLAALGIRQDVMGTLEYTLGRIVAFVFIAALFFGLYKYLPYKKMRWQTALVACTFTAVMFEIAKSVFAYYVTSFKPGSLYTGTIAALVIVVLWVYYASMVFILGGEVAQVYELRHMRKRQHEAFED, encoded by the coding sequence GTGTGGGACAATAGCGGCGATGACAACATTTTTTTTCTCGCGGGCGGAATCTCGTTCAACATTCTGATCGCGATCGTTCCATTCCTGCTGCTGTTCGCCACGTCGCTTACGTATCTGCTGAATCAGTCCACGCTCGCCGCGACGGACGAGATCGTTGCTCTCGTCAACCGATTCCTGCCTGCGAGTACGAGCGATCCGGTGACGAGCGTGGTTGCCAAGATCATTGCAGCGCGTGGCACGGTGGGTCTGTACTCCGCCATCGGATTCATCTGGTTCTCCACGCGACTGTTCGGGTCGTTGCGCTCGATACTCAACGCGATATTCGACATCGAGGTGGATCGCGGCATCATCGACGGCAAGGTGTACGACGTGAAGGTTACCGTCGTGTCGTCGCTCCTGTTCGTTGCATATACGGGACTGTCCGCGTATATCGCGATAGCGTCGTCACGCGGCGTCGCGGTTCTGGCGGCGCTCGGCATTCGTCAGGACGTGATGGGCACGCTCGAATACACACTCGGACGAATCGTGGCGTTCGTGTTCATCGCAGCGCTGTTCTTCGGCCTCTACAAATATCTTCCATACAAGAAGATGCGCTGGCAGACCGCGCTCGTTGCCTGCACATTTACCGCCGTGATGTTCGAGATCGCGAAATCCGTGTTCGCATATTACGTCACGTCGTTCAAGCCCGGCTCGCTCTACACCGGCACCATAGCGGCGCTCGTGATCGTCGTGTTGTGGGTGTACTACGCGTCGATGGTCTTCATACTGGGCGGCGAGGTGGCGCAGGTCTACGAGCTACGCCACATGCGCAAGCGCCAGCACGAAGCATTCGAGGATTGA
- a CDS encoding CBS domain-containing protein, giving the protein MKAQDIMSSDPVCVTPDTTLNTAAQLMHDRDVGMLPVVDGDGSAKLVGLITDRDITVRHVAKGHKGSACKVREAMSDSVTTCRTDDDVSDVMNTMGKEQIRRIPVVDERDMLVGVIAQADIVRRADNAVAADRAIKEISKP; this is encoded by the coding sequence ATGAAGGCACAGGACATCATGAGCAGCGATCCGGTCTGCGTGACGCCGGACACTACGCTCAATACAGCAGCGCAACTGATGCATGATCGGGACGTCGGAATGCTGCCCGTCGTCGACGGTGACGGTTCGGCGAAACTCGTTGGTCTCATTACCGATCGGGACATCACGGTGCGTCACGTGGCAAAGGGCCACAAGGGATCCGCGTGCAAGGTGCGCGAAGCAATGAGCGACTCCGTAACTACGTGCCGCACGGATGACGACGTCTCAGATGTGATGAATACGATGGGAAAGGAGCAGATTCGACGCATTCCAGTCGTTGATGAGCGTGACATGCTCGTAGGCGTCATCGCGCAGGCGGATATCGTCAGGCGCGCCGACAATGCTGTTGCAGCGGATCGTGCGATCAAGGAGATATCGAAACCGTAG
- a CDS encoding glucose-6-phosphate isomerase, translated as MASAVENGVTDEEWEEAYGAFATVHKGVETLRSEGVADFMNLPRDAPLLQQAIDFAGRSRGRYDDAIILGIGGSALGPIALKTALCRSGWNELSSDARSGHPRLHVLDNIDPVTITALLDRLALERTLFIVTSKSGGTAETMSQFLIAHERVANAGLKIADHFVFVTDPTTGALRPLAGELGVSALDIPPGVGGRYSVLTPVGTLPAALLGINVAELLVGAGAMLDRCATTDLSQNPAGIIGSLLYMSDVRHGRVVDVLMPYADPLRDFAAWFVQLWAESLGKHRSDGKSVGSTPLPALGATDQHSQVQSFMEGPANKVIAFIAVKDHGSDIVIPSAFEHVTELGYLGGHTLGELLDIEQRATAGALAKRGRSNLTIRMEKVDARGVGALMMMFELATAYAGQMYGVNAFNQPGVELGKQFAYALLGRPGAEAAKAEWDALPKPDPRWSQGD; from the coding sequence ATGGCAAGCGCCGTCGAGAACGGTGTGACGGACGAGGAATGGGAAGAGGCGTACGGCGCATTCGCCACGGTTCACAAGGGAGTCGAGACGCTGCGAAGCGAGGGCGTCGCCGATTTCATGAACCTCCCCCGCGATGCACCGCTGCTGCAACAGGCAATCGATTTCGCGGGACGCAGTCGCGGACGCTACGACGACGCGATCATACTCGGAATCGGCGGATCCGCGCTCGGTCCGATCGCGCTCAAGACCGCCCTGTGCCGCTCTGGCTGGAACGAGCTGTCCAGCGACGCGCGATCGGGCCATCCGCGCCTGCACGTGCTCGACAACATCGATCCGGTGACTATTACCGCGTTGCTCGACAGGCTCGCGCTGGAGCGCACGCTGTTCATCGTCACTTCGAAATCCGGCGGCACTGCGGAAACGATGTCGCAGTTTCTCATCGCTCACGAGCGTGTGGCGAACGCCGGGCTCAAGATTGCGGATCACTTCGTTTTCGTCACAGACCCCACGACCGGCGCTCTCAGACCGCTCGCCGGCGAGCTCGGAGTCTCGGCGCTCGATATTCCTCCCGGCGTCGGAGGTCGTTACAGCGTGCTCACTCCGGTGGGAACGCTTCCGGCGGCATTGCTCGGAATAAACGTGGCCGAGCTCCTCGTGGGCGCCGGTGCGATGCTCGACAGATGCGCGACGACCGACCTGTCGCAGAATCCCGCGGGCATAATCGGCTCGCTCTTATACATGAGCGACGTGCGTCATGGACGCGTGGTCGACGTGCTCATGCCCTACGCCGATCCGTTGCGTGATTTCGCCGCCTGGTTCGTTCAGCTGTGGGCAGAATCACTCGGCAAGCATCGCAGTGACGGGAAATCTGTTGGAAGCACGCCGCTCCCCGCGCTCGGCGCTACGGATCAGCACAGCCAGGTTCAATCGTTCATGGAAGGACCGGCCAACAAGGTGATCGCGTTCATCGCCGTCAAGGATCACGGGAGCGACATCGTCATCCCATCGGCGTTCGAGCACGTCACCGAGCTCGGTTATCTCGGAGGCCACACGCTTGGCGAGCTGCTCGACATCGAGCAGCGCGCGACGGCTGGTGCCCTGGCCAAGCGCGGGCGGAGCAATCTCACGATCCGAATGGAGAAGGTCGATGCCCGGGGCGTGGGCGCGCTCATGATGATGTTCGAGCTCGCCACCGCATACGCCGGCCAGATGTACGGAGTAAACGCATTCAACCAGCCCGGCGTCGAGCTGGGCAAGCAATTCGCGTATGCGCTGCTGGGCAGGCCGGGCGCTGAGGCGGCGAAGGCAGAGTGGGACGCCCTCCCCAAGCCCGACCCGCGCTGGTCGCAGGGAGACTAA